From Balneola sp. MJW-20:
CAGTCCACTGAATGGTTCGTCAAAAATATAGATATCAGGATCATGAGCAATGGTCGCTATGAACTGAATCTTTTGAGACATTCCTTTTGAAAGCTCAGAGATCTCTTTCTTTTTCCAGTCGATGGCATCAAATCTGTCCAGCCAGTAATCAATGGCTTTATTTGCTTCACGATGATCCATTCCTTTCAATTCAGAGAGGTACATCAGTTGCTCATGAACTTTCATCTTTTTATAGAGCCCTCGTTCTTCCGGCATGTAGCCGATGAGCTTCTGAGTTTCGGCACCTGCTTGAGTACCATTGATGGTAATTTCACCGGTATCCGGGATCATGATATAATTGATCATTCGAATGGTAGTGGTCTTGCCGGCACCGTTTGGTCCAAGCAGCCCGAATATCCTGCCTTTTTCAACGGAAAAACTGACTTCATCTACGGCTTTATTCTTACCGAATGATTTGGACACATCCTTAACATTGATGACTGACATTATGCCCTAAAGTATTAGTTTAAATTAGTTTAATTTTACCGATCTTAATGTCCGTAATCTTTGCA
This genomic window contains:
- a CDS encoding ABC transporter ATP-binding protein, which produces MSVINVKDVSKSFGKNKAVDEVSFSVEKGRIFGLLGPNGAGKTTTIRMINYIMIPDTGEITINGTQAGAETQKLIGYMPEERGLYKKMKVHEQLMYLSELKGMDHREANKAIDYWLDRFDAIDWKKKEISELSKGMSQKIQFIATIAHDPDIYIFDEPFSGLDPINSEMLKEIIIELKNQGKTILFSTHRMEQVEQMCDDICLFNNGKAVLNGNLRQIKASFGQNTIMLEFEGDGSFLDELEDVRINNRSTNFAEIRVLNGQNMQDILSHAMKSVQVHKFERVEPTLNEIFISTVGEDNIKNAQVAE